The DNA sequence ACATCGCCGAGGGCGACATCGTGCTGGTGTCGCTGTCGGTCGCGGACCGCGACCCCAAGCTGGGTCCGGACATGGACACCTTCGACGCCACCCGCGAGCCGACGTCCCACCTCGCGTTCAGCTACGGCATCCACCGCTGCATCGGCGCCGAGCTGGCCCGGATGGAGCTGCGCACGGCGTATCCCGCGCTGGTGCGCCGGTTCCCGGACCTGCGCCTGGCCGTGCCGGCCGAAGAGCTCTCGTTCCGCAAGGTGTCCATTGTGTACGGTCTGGACGAACTGCCGGTCCTGGTCGACTGAGGGTCAGTGCGGCAGGGCCCGCCACGGCCGCCGCTTCGCGCGGTCGCGGTGCGCTTCGATGACCCGCGCGACTTCGGCGGCGGTGTTCGTCGTCGCGAGGTCGTCCAGGTAGCCGACGCCGGCGGCCAGCATCGCCAGGTCAACGGTGAAGTACACGCCCATCAGCGGGTTCACGAACAGCTCCTGGCCCGCGGTGCGGCTGGTGAACTGCACGTTCCCGAACTCGCCCCGCAGCGCGGCGGCGACCTGGCCGTGCACGATACTCGGCCGCTCCGGGGTCGTGCGCTGCGCGTGCGCGACGGCGTCCAGGTAGGCCTCGGCTTCCGGGGACGCGGCCGGGATCGACAGCGCGCCCAGGTAACCGCCCTCGCGGTCGAGAGCGGCGAGGTTCTCCAGCACGTGGGCGTGGCAGACGCCGTGGAACGCGTCGATGCCGAAGCCGAGGCTGACGACCAGCCGGTCGACCCCTTCGAGCGCGGCCACCGAGGCGAGGCTCGTCATGTCCTCTTCGGGCGTCCCGAGCCCGGCTTCGTCCCCGCGCAGCAGGATGTCGGTGCCGCCGTCGACGAGCACGACGGCGTCGACGCCGAGGTGGGCCACGAGGTCCCGGTAGGCGTCGCGCACCGGCTGGACGCCGACGCGCGGGAACGCGTGGACCACGGCCGGGAGGCCGCGCGATGCGAGCCACCGGGCCAAGGTCCGTTCCGGGAAGTAGGCGTCGTCACCCGCGCTGCCGGGCCGCACCCGCGCGACGTCGGGGGAGAGCCAGTCGTCCAGGCCGAGCCGGTTCAGGTCGCTGAAGGCGAGGTTGGCCAGGTGCACCTCTTTGCCCTGCGCGCGCAGGGCGGTCGCGAGCGGGAGCCCGGCGTAGACGTCGAAACCGCCACCGGCGCCGGCGATCAGCACCCGCTTCGCCGGCCGGAGGCGAGTGAACAGCGGCGGTTCGGCGAGGGTGTACACGCCTTCCAGCGTACGGAGGCGCCGCCAGGCCTTTGCGGATCGCCGCTGTTCAGGCCCGGTGGCCCGCCGTGGGGCGGGTGCCGGGCACGTCCGGGTCGTACCTGGGCGGGATGGCGATCAAGCCGGCGATGCATCTGCCGTGGTCGAGGCGGCGCCGGACCTTCCAGCCGAGCAGGGCCGCCGGCTCGCAGCTGACCGTGACCGGCTCGGACCTTGCTCCCGCAGTGGAGGCGCGTCACCCTCTTTCGGCCGACCACAAAATCGGGTGAGCGGGTACGGCACTGCGCGGCCGGCGCATGGCCCGGTCAGTTCACCCCGCGCGGCCGGAACTGCACGCTGATCCGCGGCCCGACCGGCTTGGCCGTCTTCGGGATCGAGTGCTCCCACGTGCGCTGGCAGCTGCCGCCCATCACGAGCAGGTCGCCGTGGCCCAGCGGGCGGGCCAGGGTTTTGCCGCCGCCTCCGCGCGGGCGCAGGGCGAGGTTGCGGGCCGCGCCGACCGAGAGGATCGCGATCATCGTGTCCTCGCGGGCGCCCCGGCCGATCCGGTCGCCGTGCCACGCCACGCTGTCGCGGCCGTCACGGTAGTAGCACAGGCCGGCGGTGCGGAACGGTTCGCGCAGCTCCCGCAGGTAGTGTTTGCTCAGCGCGTCTCGTGCCGCGGTGAGTGCGGGGTGGGGGAGCGGCACGTTCTCGCGGTAGTAGCTCAGCAGCCGCGGCACCGCGACGACCCGGTCGTACATCTTGCGCTTCTCGGCCTGCCACGGCACGCCTTCGACGAGCGCGGCGAAGAGCTCGTCGGCGCCCTCGAGCCAGCCGGGGTGGATGTCCACCCACGCGCCCGCCCCGAGGTCGGTCCGCTCCGGGGTGAGCGGACGCAGCGAAATCGAGCCCTGGGTGCCGAACAGGGAAGGCTGGAGACCCGCGTTCATGGCCTCCAGCCTACACCAAGATCGAACACGTGTTCTACTTGACGACGTTGTAGACCAGCTTCTGGACCCCGTTGCCGTAGGCCTCGCTGCTGATCAGCTTGAGGTTCTGCTTGTCCTTGTCGGTGTCGCTGAACAGCCGCTTGCCCGCGCCGAGCAGGACCGGGAAGAGCAGCAGGTGGTAGCGGTCGATCAGGCCGGCGTCGGCCATGGCGCGGTTCAGCGCGGCGCTGCCGTTGACGATGATCGGGCCGCCCTCGGTCTCCTTGAGCGCGGCGACGTCGTCCAGCGAGCGGAGGATGGTGGTCTCGCCCCAGTTCGTCACCAGGTCGGATTCCTTCAGCGTGGTCGACACGACGTACTTCGGCATCGCGTTGTAGCCGGCGAACTCGACGGTCATGCCCGGCCACACCGGCGCGAACGCCTCGTAGCTGACCCGGCCCAGCATCAGCGCCGTGGCCTCTTCCTGCTCGGTGCCCTTGATCGTGTAGGCGGCCGGGTCGAACTCGACGTCCTTGAAGGTCCAGCCCGAGTTGCGGTAGCCCGGCTCGCCGCCGGGTCCTTCGACGACGCCGTCGAGCGAGACGAACGAGGTGGAGATCAGGGTGCGCATGCGGTGCTCCTCGGTTGGTCAAGCGTGCTTTCACCAGTGTGTCGAACGGGGGTCGCCGGTTTCGACACGGCTCACCCGGAAAACTTCCGACGCACCGGTCCGGGCGGAAGTGGGTCTTGTCCGCGGGGCACCCCGGCTCGTACAGTCTTCCCCAGCCGGACAAAGGTCTGAACCTATGTCCCGTTACCGCCGCCTCTGATCACACAGGAGGTTGGACGGTGCGCAGACTTCGCGGTGCGGGAGTGCTCGTGACGGTCGCGGCGGGGCTGGCGATCCTCGCCCCGACGGCGGAAGCCCAGGTCGGAGGCGGTACGTGGACCTCGGACTCGCCGGGCTACAAGGTGCAGAACGTCGGCTGCGGCTCGACGTCCGGGCTCACCTTCAAGCTCACCTGCTCCAGCGGCAGCGGTGAGCAGCGCGCGGAACGCCGCTACGACACCTACACGGGCGGCACCCACCAGTTCGAGGGTTCGTTCAAGATCACCAGCATGACCGGCTCCCGGATCAGTCTCAAGCAGACCTTCCGGGACGGCTCGGACGCCGGGCCGTACTTCCTGCTGGCGGTCGAGAAGGGCGGCCGGATGTACGCGGTGGAAGGCGGGGCGACACTGGGCAGCGGCGCGACCGTCGGCACGTCGGTGCGGGTCAACACGATCAACCAGGTCGGCAGCTCGCACAAGGTGTACCTGAACGGCTCGCTGAAGCAGACGATCTCGAGCCCGAGCGGCAGTTATTACGACAAGTTCGGCAGCTACCGGACATCCAGCGGCGCCGGCCCGATCACGGTGACGTGGAGCGGCGTCAAGTTCTGGTACAAGTAGGCGAGATAGCTCTGAACGGCTGTTTTGTGGCTGTTGATCTGGTCAGGCCGTCTCGGGATCTTCAAGCCGTGCCGCCTTCGTGTGGCATGGCTTGAAGATCCCGTCGGCTGCCTCCCGCGCCCGGCGACGACTCGACGGGCCGGACCTGGCTCACCGGCTGTCCGGGGTGTCGCATCGGTGCCCGGAACGAGTCACCTGGTGGCCAGCGACGCGCTGGAGCAGCTGACCCGGCTGCTGCTGCACGTGGTCAGCCGCGGACGCGCTGACGCAGGAAGAGTGCGGCCCGGTCGAGTGCTTCGTCGGCCTCGTCGAGCGTGCCGGTGAACGACTGGAACACGTGCGGGACCTTCGCGGTGATGTCGAGGACGACGTCGACCTCCGCGTCGGACGCGCGCAGGGCGAGCCGGCGTGCGTCGTCGAGGAGCATTTCGTTCGTGCCGACCTGGACCAGCAGGGGCGGCAGGCCGGTCAGGTCGGCGGTCACCGCCGGGCTGAGCAGTGGGTGGCGGCGGTCCTGGCCGGCGACGTAGAAGCCGCTCATGCGGTCGAGGCTCGCGCGGTCGAGCAGGGGATCGGCGGCGGCCTTGGTCACGATGCTTTCGCCGGTCCGGGTCGCGTCCACACCCGGTGAGAACGCGACGATCGCCGCGGGCATGGGAAGTCCGGCGTCGCGCGCCGCGAGTGCGCCGGTGATCGTCAGCCCGCCGCCGGCGGAGTCGCCGGCGAAGGCGATCGACTCGGGTGCGCGGCCCTGCTCGAGGAGCTCCCGGTAGGCCGCGACCACGTCCTGGACGTCCGCCGGGAACGGGTGCTCCGGCGCCAGCCGGTAGTCCAGGGAGAGGGCGGGGATCCCGGTTCTGACCACCAGGCCGGCGGTGAGGCCGAGTGCCGTGCGGGGAGAGCCGACCACGTGCGACCCGCCGTGCAGGTAGAGCAGGGTCCCGGAGCCGGGTCCGGCCTCCGGGCCGACGTGCAGCGCGGGGCGTCCGCCCAGCGATGTCTCACGTACGACGATGCCTTCCGGCACCGGCATCGGGGCCATCAGCTTCGCGAAGTTTTCGCGGCTCTCGGCGACGGACTGCTCTGCCCCGACGCCGGCGCCGCGCAGTAGCGCGTCCAGGCGTTCACGCTGAACTGCGGACATCGTCCTGCCTTCCCTCGAGGAGTTCCTGCCACTACAGTATATGCCATGGCAGATAGTGCAACGGCAGGTTCTCTGGCGCTCGACACGCTGTTCACGGACCTCGTCCGGGTGGAGACGCGGCTTTACAACGCGGTCACCGACCGCGTGAAGGCGGAGACCGGCGTCGCGGGAGGCTACTTCGAGCTGCTGCGTCATGTTCGCGATCACCCGGACGCGCGCGTCGCGGATCTCGCCTCCGCTTTCGCGATCGGCGTCGGAACGACCAGCAAGATCGTCGACCGCCTGGAGAAGCAGGGCTGGCTGGAGCGTCGCCCGAATCCGGCCAACCGCCGCTCGTCCTTGCTCATGCTGACCCCCGCGGGCGAAACGGTCGTGTCCCGGGCAGAGCCCGCCTGGCGGGCAGCGATCCAGGAGATCCTCGGCGGAGCTGTCACCGCTGATGAGCTGACGGCGCTTTCAGTGGCTCTCCACGCCCTGCGCGCGAACCTGGAACGACGTCAACTGGGGCTCCCGACGGGATGAGGTGGATCCCCGGCTGACATCCTCGACGCGGTGAACCGGCTGCTGGCCGAGTGGGGCAGCCACGAGAAGCTGACCATGCGCGCCGTGGCGAAAGAGGTCGGGGTCGCGGCGCCGAGCAGCTACCGGCACTTCGCGGACAAGACCGAGCTGGTGTGGGCTGCGCCGGCCGACAAGTACGAGCAGCTCGCGCACGCGATGCGCGTCGCCGATGCCGCCGGTGATCCACGCGGCAAACTGCTGGCAGCCCGCACTCGAGCCCGGACGTGGCGGGCGGCATCCGGCGCGGGCCGTCTCGGGGCTGCTGCGCGCGGCGGTCTTGGCAGCGACCTTCGCCGGGCGTCAACACCCTGATGCCATTGCGTTCGACGGACACGTCGTCCGGGCCGATACCGGGCAGGTCGAGCGCGACAAGAATTCGTCACCGCGGCGAAACGCTTCGCTTCCATCGTCATCGTGCGGGGTGCCGTGCGCCCAGCGCC is a window from the Amycolatopsis sp. NBC_00355 genome containing:
- a CDS encoding DUF1152 domain-containing protein — protein: MYTLAEPPLFTRLRPAKRVLIAGAGGGFDVYAGLPLATALRAQGKEVHLANLAFSDLNRLGLDDWLSPDVARVRPGSAGDDAYFPERTLARWLASRGLPAVVHAFPRVGVQPVRDAYRDLVAHLGVDAVVLVDGGTDILLRGDEAGLGTPEEDMTSLASVAALEGVDRLVVSLGFGIDAFHGVCHAHVLENLAALDREGGYLGALSIPAASPEAEAYLDAVAHAQRTTPERPSIVHGQVAAALRGEFGNVQFTSRTAGQELFVNPLMGVYFTVDLAMLAAGVGYLDDLATTNTAAEVARVIEAHRDRAKRRPWRALPH
- a CDS encoding alpha-ketoglutarate-dependent dioxygenase AlkB, whose translation is MNAGLQPSLFGTQGSISLRPLTPERTDLGAGAWVDIHPGWLEGADELFAALVEGVPWQAEKRKMYDRVVAVPRLLSYYRENVPLPHPALTAARDALSKHYLRELREPFRTAGLCYYRDGRDSVAWHGDRIGRGAREDTMIAILSVGAARNLALRPRGGGGKTLARPLGHGDLLVMGGSCQRTWEHSIPKTAKPVGPRISVQFRPRGVN
- a CDS encoding dihydrofolate reductase family protein produces the protein MRTLISTSFVSLDGVVEGPGGEPGYRNSGWTFKDVEFDPAAYTIKGTEQEEATALMLGRVSYEAFAPVWPGMTVEFAGYNAMPKYVVSTTLKESDLVTNWGETTILRSLDDVAALKETEGGPIIVNGSAALNRAMADAGLIDRYHLLLFPVLLGAGKRLFSDTDKDKQNLKLISSEAYGNGVQKLVYNVVK
- a CDS encoding alpha/beta hydrolase produces the protein MSAVQRERLDALLRGAGVGAEQSVAESRENFAKLMAPMPVPEGIVVRETSLGGRPALHVGPEAGPGSGTLLYLHGGSHVVGSPRTALGLTAGLVVRTGIPALSLDYRLAPEHPFPADVQDVVAAYRELLEQGRAPESIAFAGDSAGGGLTITGALAARDAGLPMPAAIVAFSPGVDATRTGESIVTKAAADPLLDRASLDRMSGFYVAGQDRRHPLLSPAVTADLTGLPPLLVQVGTNEMLLDDARRLALRASDAEVDVVLDITAKVPHVFQSFTGTLDEADEALDRAALFLRQRVRG
- a CDS encoding MarR family winged helix-turn-helix transcriptional regulator, with protein sequence MADSATAGSLALDTLFTDLVRVETRLYNAVTDRVKAETGVAGGYFELLRHVRDHPDARVADLASAFAIGVGTTSKIVDRLEKQGWLERRPNPANRRSSLLMLTPAGETVVSRAEPAWRAAIQEILGGAVTADELTALSVALHALRANLERRQLGLPTG
- a CDS encoding TetR/AcrR family transcriptional regulator — encoded protein: MNRLLAEWGSHEKLTMRAVAKEVGVAAPSSYRHFADKTELVWAAPADKYEQLAHAMRVADAAGDPRGKLLAARTRARTWRAASGAGRLGAAARGGLGSDLRRASTP